Genomic DNA from Trypanosoma brucei brucei TREU927 chromosome 9, whole genome shotgun sequence:
ATATCGCTGTGCAGCAGCGCTACTGCAAGAGCGAATTGGAATACACAACAAGACACTTCGACAGCTATATTATTCGCTGCTTTTCATGGGATCAGCTAGTTGCCAAACCTTCGGAAAGCGCTCCCGTGGTCAACCACAGAACTTCGTGAATCCGCGCTGATATGCTGCGGAAAATTGTGCTGTGTTGAATGGGAGTATCCAGCGTTTAAGCCGCAGTACGGCTACTCAGATGCCGCCTGGCCACCTGGGGTTAAAACTTTGTTCTGCGTGGGTAGGCTGTTGAGTACTCACTTGGCCATCCTCTCCattcccttctccccctttctttcacttAGTTTAGtcgtttcctttctttggaAGCCACCATTGGTTGATGCCACCAAAGAaggaagcagcggcagcgaagGCCAAGGGATCAGGAAAGggtgggaaggggaagaagcagGCACCTGAACCTCCATTGGTGGACGGGAAGCCGCCGCCAGATGGACGTCAACTGTGGCTTGCCACCGATGCCCTCCAAAAGGCAAAGGCGATGCGGAACTATTTTCAACTTGAACGGGACCGCATTATATCCTTCTGGGAGATTTCAAAAAAGCAGTTGGGGGAGTTGAAGGCATCCTGTCGTCAACGTGACCGGGACAAGGCGGAGGCCGAGGAGCGACACGAGGTAGAAAAGAAGGTTTTTAAGCAGAAAATTCGGCATCTGCTGTACGAGCACCAGCTGCAACTGGCTGAAATGACAAGTGAGGCCGAACGGACCCTTGCAATTCGTGAGGAGGAATATCggcagaaggaaaggaatgcAGCTAGAGAAATCCATGACGGTAAGTTACTGCTGCGTGAACAAGAAAACGAGCACCGAGAAATGACTTCAGCCCTCATCGCCGCACACGACAAGGCAATTGCAGAGCAGCAGCTTTCGTTTGAGcgcaaaatgaaagaaattcaTCTTATGTTCGAGAAAAAGACGAGAGATTTGCGCGAGGAGATGGATCAACAGTGCCGGGAGGAAGTTGGTCTGGTTGAGAAGCGGAAGGCGGATCACATCGCTGAACTTCGTGAGATGCACGAACGTACATTTAAGGAGATGAAGGACTACTACAGTGAGATCACGTCGAACAACATGGAAATGATTCGCACGTTGAAGGATGAGGTGTATGCCCGAAAGCGAACGGAGGCACACAATGAGCGGGCAATGATGGATGTGGCGCAGCGTAACCGGAAGTTAACAGAACCCCTAGCGAAGTTACAACGGCAGAAGCGGGAACTTGAGCAGGAACTTGTTAATTATGCAAGTGACAAGGAAAAGTTGAAGGCAATGAAGGCCGAGGTGCAGCAGTGTGAGCAGGAGTTGCGGTCGCTTTCGTGGGAACATGAAGTACTGTTTCAGCGCTTTGGCAAGTTAGAAGAGGACCGCGACATCATCCTCAAAAAGTATAATGACATGTTGCAGGAGATCCAGCAAAAAGCAACGTTTAGGCGTGTTCTTATTCAAAGCAAGCTGGAACTTGTGCAAACACAACTAGAGGGGCGTGACGCTCGGCTGACGGAACTGTTGAGAAGGGCCAACATTGATCCTGACGGTATCAGTGAGATTGAGCGCCGTGTTCGTGATTTGTCGATAGAAAAAGATGCGATAATTGGAAATCTTCAGCATCTCATTGGGCATCTAGCCGACAAGCAGCAGGCACTTGTGTCAGCGTACGAGAAGTATTTGAAGGGCTACGGCATCACGGGATCAAGCAGCACCCTGTAGGTTGAATTACGGAATAGGTACGCTTAGaagttgtatatatatatatatatatatatatgcccaTGTATTCTCACATCACCATGTACTCCCTTCACTCCTCGGCCACCGCCACTCACGATGGTACTGCTCAAGAATGGGTGAAATCAACTTCTTTGAACTGGACGCTGAATTGGCTacgtagttttttttccccttctaaTGTCCTGGTCGCCGcgaccactttttttttcagatcAAGTCTTCCCTCTGTTCGTTGACACACTCGAAGGTTAGAAGAAGTGATGCCAGTGTACGATGTGGCCGTCAGTAAgagcaagaaaaggaagctCAGCACTGATGGGGTTGACCCTCCTCCAGTGCGGGGGGAAGAGCGGCGCCGAGTGGAAAAACAGGTTGAGACGGCACCCGCCGACAATagggaaggaaatgggaATGCTGAACGACTCACCACTGTTGAGTTCAGTGAGCCGGCACAATGGGTAGAGAGAATGGCTCTTACGTCGACAAAGCCGTTGCCTTCTGACCTGAACGCCGACGATGACCCGAAACGTGAGGAAGCCTTCATTCAACAGGCATTGCTCTCGGTTGTGCGTGGTATATCGCTACTCGAGGCGGGAGACGTTCCTTGGAAGCGCCCCGACGACTACTATGCCGAAATGTTCAAAGATGACGTGCAGATGAGTCGCATCGCATCTGCAATGGAGAAGTCGAAGGCCCGAATTGAGGAGCGCGCCCACCGGCGTGCTATGAAGGACCAGAAGAAGTATGGCAAAGAGGTCCAGGCGGAGGTTCTTCGCCAACGCGCCAAGTACAAGCGCGACATGGGGGCTCGCATAAGCGAGTGGCGCcgtaaaaggaaaggaaatgaggaCTTGGACGACATTCTCAATGCTGATGAGACGACTAGCGGCtcaaaggggagaggagCTGCGAGAGGGGTACGTGGCGGGGGCACAACTCGGGCCCCTCGGCAGAAGAATCTACGACCAGGAGGTGTGAAGCGTCGTCCTGGTAAGAACGCACGACGGAGGCGCTAATACATGCGATAGGGCCTGGGTCGAGtaggaaagaggaggaaaggaagctCCCTcaccacttttcttttcctcaattAAGTGCTTTGTGACGTTATTTGTTCTCGATTAACAAGTGTGCGGCTGTAAGTAgggtgggggggggaggaggaaaggctACAAAGGTCGTTTCGGCGCGGGGCTCCTTGTTCACCCCCATTGTTTCtttatataatataatatatatatatattatatgtaACGTCTCCCACTGTACGCGTTGAGGATCGTTCAGTGAGGACCCCGTGCTGCGTAAGGGAAGAGGTGAAGTGCTCTAATAATCTTTCCTTTCACCACACCTGTAGAGCGCTAGTTGCCCTAACTGTCTCCGAACTCATCTTAATTCCCCCCTTTCATtcgttttcccctcctttctttgtattgcctattttgttttgtttttctctcccgTCTTCAAGTCCATTGGCGTTAAATAGGGGAGACGAAACCCATATACATATTGTTGTtactcttatttttttttctgaaggGTGACGGGAAAAAGTAGGaggtaaaaaagaggatacTAATAAAATTTAATTGCACAtcccttatttcttttcgtcaCGCAGATTTTGCATGCCGTGGCAGTGGCTCCCAGAATTTGTCATTCAGCGTGGTGATGGCAATACAAGTTATACCTCCACGAGAGGCAAACTTTCTGACCCGTATGACCTTATCACAGAACATGGGCGGGTTATGTCGCTAACCTCCGCAGATAAACATCTTCTGGAAGTGACTGTTGTCTGCAAAGGTATACCAAAAAAGTTCCGAGGATTCCGAGACGGTGTGCCGCTACATTTCGTTCTCAAGTCTACTCTATCACAGCTTGGTATTAAACCTGAGGACGAGAAAATCAAGTTAAACTGCAGCTTGCAAGAGGTAGAGGTCCACGTGAAGCTGAGAGCACTTTCGCCGCTTGCTGTCGTGGCACTGAGCAACATTAGGGTGGGCGCACATATTGGCAAACTCTTCGCTGCGGAGGGAGTCCGGCGGGTGCGAGAGACTGCCTACGTTGATCGGTTGCTTAACATGATGAACTGTGGTGGCGAGTTGCTTCTCAAGTACAACGGCAGTTCGGGATCATCTTTTGATGTGAGGCTTGTGGGGGGCCGCgccgttgttttccttcctcttcgtaACGGTGCTTCAGTGTACGGTGACGATGTGCACGGTTTTATCCCAACCATCGGCATGGCGTTGAAGGAGGGCGTGAAGTGCAAGTATCTCCTTCGCCTGCATCAACGACACTGCGAAGGTATGCCCCGTGTGGCGCGTCCAGGTGAAATGCTTATTGTTTGTGGTTACTCGCTGTGTATGCGCACGATGTTCGCCCGTGTGGTAGAGGAGCTGCTTCCTAAGGGTCTAAAGTTGATTGGACCCGGAATCCTAGAGCCCAGCCCGTGTGGAGTAACTGAGCCTCAAGACATCGCTTTTGCGTTTTATGGGGACTCCACGGAGGAGCTTACACATATCCCAATGGAGTTCTTCACGTTGGAGTCGTACCGTGAACATGTGCCTTATGCCCTACGTAAGACTCTCAAGCAACGCTGTGAGTCCAAAAAGGACGTTCTCCGTGCCTTCAAGACAATGCCAAGGGCGAAAATGTGCTGCTGCACTTTCATCACCAAGGGCGGGCAGTTTAACGAGCTGGAGCAGAATGACTGGGTGACAGCAGAGCCTACGGACATTTCATATCGCGATCACGATACGCCGGAGCAGCGTCACGAACTCGCCCAGCAGAACATTTATCAACAATGTGAATATGGCATTCTCTCAGCAATTGCCGCCGGTGATATAACCAGTGAGGGTGTTCTTCTAACAAGAAACCTTCCGTCTCCCTCTTTAAAGTCACTGGTTCTCTCCTGCAGCGTTGCACAGAGGGTTCGGGCCATATACTTCTCCAGGGCTTCCGGACGGCATGGCAATTTCTTCAGTCAGGATGATCATGCCTTCCTGACCGATTTGGATACGTTCGGGATCGATGTGTTTTTCGTTGATATGAAGCGGGAGACCATCCTTCAATATGTCCGCCGACCGGACCGTGACGTTGGGGTGTTTGCCCCGACCGAGAAGCGTAGGGAATATCTGCTTGCAACTTTCTTTGGCGTGTACGGCTCAAACCTTGTGGAGGGTACCTTTGAAGACGAACTCCATTACCTTTTTAAGGGATTACTGACACTGAAGGAAGAATGTAAACATCCTCAGCTAAACCCTAAGACATCGCTCGCACTTGTTACGGGGGGCGGCCCAGGAGCTATGGAAGTCGGAAACCGGGTTGCGAAGAATCTGGGCATCCTGTCCTGTGGTATGTTGGTTGATTTTGCCTCACTCTCGGGCAAACCTGGAGCAACCATCAACGAGCAGGTTCAAAACCCGTACGTGGAGGCATTTATGACATACCGTTGGAACAAACTCGTGGAACGCCAGTCGGACTTCAACCTGGACTTTCCCATTTTCTTGATGGGAGGCATCGGCACAGACTTCGAATATGCACTGGAAGAGGTGCGGCGTAAGGTGGGTGCTGTTGCTCCGACACCAATTATTCTTTTCGGATCACGCGAGCACTTCGAAAGCAAGATAACAGGTCGCTACCAAGCGAATTTGCAAAACGGCACCATCAGGGGCTCCGAGTGGATCTCAAACGTGCCGTGGGTCGTAGGCACGGGACGGGAGGCGCTGGAAATTTACGTCCGGTACTTTAGCGGGAGGCTGCCGGTAGGTCCCGGTAATCCGTCCAACGAGCTCGGCTTCGTGATTGCCGCGGAGTATTTAGCCAATAACCCTAGTTAAGAGCCGAAAATATGGGAAGCATTGGAGAAAattggggggagggggaaggatgTGTAAAATAAAGTAGCTAAATGAAGGGGATGGGAGTATACAAATCAAAATTAAGAACGGTGATACGTGTTGTAACGCGccatatatacgtatatgtgtgtatgtatatatgtatttgtttctgtgtttatgtgtgtatatacgtgCTTGTACAATCACTGTCCGTGCTGTGGGAACtgctttttctcctttgggTTTGCCTtctgccgtttttttttgcgtaaaGTGTAGCAACAGGGGTGGCAATTCTCCTTCGTTGCTGTCGTCCTCCTCGTCTCTGTATGTAGACTTGGGTGAAAGCGGGATCGAATGAACGGGTGAGCAGAACGTGGGGGAGAGTAAAATGGCCCTCCAAGCTGCGGCATGCTCATGTTTTATGTTTGTAACTCACCCATACTGTGTGTTTCCCTCCATTCTTCCCTCTGTCTATTTTCTTCggtctttcttttgttgttcttgttgtgATCCGGCTGAGGTATCACCACGActatttttactttattgGTTGCTTCTGGTGTTTTCGTTACTTCCCTCGCCGCCATGTGTTTACCATATACCCAATCATATATAGCAGCCTGGAGGACCTGGTCTCTCAGGGAATgaaacccttttttttctcttcactctTTCGCTCTCCCCACATCTTTTCCAACAACAGCACTGTGGTAGCTTCCATCACGAGGCCTTGGGTCTTCCCTACTTCATACAGTTGCCTGCTGtcccccttctctttcttaaCTTCTTTTACGCACATTAGTTTGTGGTTAGGGCGCACAGTAGTACGTGTGAAGGCAGCCGTTGCCGAATTTTTagcgtctttttttttcgtttgtccTTTGCTGATATCCGCTCCATATCGCTCCCATGAGGCCCCTCCGCGCGTGGTTTGCCATGTGCCTCGTAGcgattttgttgtttaccgTCGTTGATGTGTCGGCGCTCTATGTGCGCGGGAAAGCAACTCGCGCCATTTTTATCGCTGTTATGGCGTCATCAGTATGGATATGCTATGTCCTGCttctcttcatcttcctctaCCGGCCTTTGCGTCGTTGTACTGCTTTGTACCGAACGGGTTGCTGTTGCCGCAATGGCAGTAGTGCAGCGAATAATGGTGTTCGATTGTGGTTCAAGGAGCAACACAGTCTCGACGTGTGCGTTGAAGAGCTGCGGAATGGTATGGTGGACATTGAAGGATTAAAAAGAACATGATGCCTGTGAATACATTTGTATGAGCATGGAAGCGACATACCAGTGATCCTGGTGGCGGCCATTATCGATATCGTTTCGATTATTCATCGTTGGTGTTTtggtttcccccttctttcttgtCAGGATTTATGTGCCATGCGGCTCGATAGTGTTTGCGAGCCACAGTTCCGCACGTTTCACCATCCTCGTTGTTGACTCGTGAGACCTCACCAGTTAAGTTAGTGCTAGAGTGCGCGCACGCAGACGAAGCCTCGGTATGTGccttcaaaagaaaataaatttgCAACCTACCTGtaagcaaacacacacacacacacacactttggGTTGTATTTTTCTCAGAGCTTAGTGAGTATGCACACACTGCGATTGTCTCCTCCTGTTTTCATAAATTTAACGCACCGTTCTTCGACTCGCTAACAAAAGTAGGTAATTGATCGCGTACACACACGGACAGTAATATTGATGGAACGGATAGCCTCCGGCCACAGAATGTCGATGCTGTTGTTAGGGGTCGGGCTACTCTGTTTGTATGGCTCCCTTCTGGTGAATGGGTTTGCCTTTGATCTGCCAGCCAATCAAAAACGGTGCTTCTCCGAGGAGGTTCCAAGTGGCACGGAGCTCCGCATCTCCTACGCGGCTTTGCCAGGGTACGCTCAGTTTGTGGATGCGTACGTCGTGGGGCCTGCGGGGAAGATGTACATGACAACCGTCGGCCAGGATCGCGGAAGCATGGTGGAGTACATCACAAAGGGTGGCGAGTTCACTCTTTGCTTGCTCTCTCGCGTAGCCACCGGCGTCAAGCAGTCGGAGGGAATGGCAAGGAGTGTGAGTGTCGACTTTCGACTCGGAAGCGGAAAGAACGATTACGCAAATCTCACCGGCAAGGAGAAGCTACGGCCCATAGAAGTGGAGTTGCGGGTGTTAGAAGATGCAGTGCGCTCCCTCCACACAGAGTGCCTGTACTAtcgggaaaaagaagcagagaTGCGCAATGCAAATGAGTCTGTGATTGCGAAGGTGGCCTTCTGTGCCGCGGCTATCATTActttcttcatcatcttttccTTGTGGGAAATGTGGCACCTTAAGCGATACTTCCGAAAGAAGCGACTTATTGACTAATTGGCCACGCCGATTGTTTCTGTGGTTACCTGACTGCGCAATCTTGTGCCTGCACGCGTTGAGCggagaagggaggaaataagGGTGGTCTTTCCCAGTGGGATGGTCCTGTGTATGAATGGGCACGCGTGAGGAAACTTACCAGTACCGACGTGAGCGTTGCGGTTTGGACAGGTTCCCCCGTGCACAAAACGcaaatattaatatatatgtttatttacaTGTATACTCCCTCCTTCGCAGTATGAGCGGGAAACAAGTGAACAACCGTGAGCCTGAAAAAGAACGCGGAAGAGGGAAGTGTACGTTGAGAAACATACGACGAACCATTGACGAGAAGGAAAATGTGTAGGGGAAAGGGGACGGAGGTAAAGCCAGTGTGACCCGGTGTTACGAGCGAGTTCAACTGCGTGATTTTTGTTAATTGTGTGGGGCGCTGTAATTCCCTTTGCTACTTTCATGCGTGATCTTACTTTATGTTTTAATTCATGTTCGCTGTGtcatgtgtgcgtgtgtgtttgatccttcttgctttttcttcttttcctccttcacacCGACATATGTTTGCGCACTGTGGAACTGCAGCCGTAAGCACGCCGCATGAATGCAGGGCGAAGTGCCAACAATATTATGTGAAAGGGCGGAAACGCAGCTCACGCAACTGAACCATCTTTCACACGCCCTGCGTTCTGTGACCTTCGGCGACGTGGTCTCATTCGACCCGGCATGCGGAAAAATTTGTTTGGGTGAGAACTGTGTGAAGAATGCCGAGACCCTGAAAGCGGTGGGATGTTCAATTGCGGACGCGGTAGCGGAGCTTGCGAGAGCGGTAGAGGGCCAGCTGACCGAGTTCTTTGCTTATATGaagcagaaagagaaagagtcGATATCGGCCGTTCTTTCGGGTGGTGCGAAGGTGTCTGGGGAAATACGGAAGGCAAATCAAGAGGTCCGCGAGGGGAGTGAAGATACACCTCGGCCCAACCCAGCATTGTGTCGGGGCCCACTTTCCCTTTATCATGCTGAGCTGAAGGCGGGAGCCACATCGTTGAAAACATGTCTCTTCCTCATGATGGAGTCGCTCCTCACACGGGTGATGGGATGCCGGGCCGCGCTTTATCTCCGCTGTCGCAGCGAAGGGACCGCCACTCTTCGCCGCGTCCTTCACATCAACGCGCATCGTTTTCCGCAGGAAGTTCGCGACAGTGACGCTCGGCCACTCATAGACGCGATGGAGGGATGTCTAGCGCTCAATATAAGGGTCCGCACGGTTAGCTTGGATACTGCTGCAGAGGAACAGGGTCATAACTTTCATCCTTTTAGGGGAAAGGAAGGTAATTCCATAGCTATCAACCGCGGTATGGTATTTCCCATTTCCAACTACGGCTGTATTATCATCGCTGACAAATACCCTACTGCGTCACATCACTTCTCCACCTCCGACGAATATCAGGCTTGGGCATTTGCCTCGGTTTCCGAAGGCATGATGTGCCGGTATCACCCTCGCGTGCTTCTTGACTCCTTCAGCGTGAGGCCCACGAAGGTGCCTGAAAACTGCTCAAACTTACCGCCAATATCGACACGCCTTCACGTCCGCCacgaggaggaaagaaaaggcgcCGACCTGGGAGCAATCTGGGAAGCGGTGCCACCAGCAGCAATGGCGCTCAAGGTCATGCGCGTCACGCGTATAGGCACGAGCGCCTCACCAACTCTGAACGAAGGCTACAACGAACTAAACTACAGCGGCATGCTCCGGGATGTGGGAGCACACATACGGGATCTGGAAGAGGCGTATGGGAAACTATCCGCCCAGTTatttgaagcaaaagaaacaatggatAAGGCACACTGCGAGTTgaacaggaagaggaaacaacaGAGTAAGCTGGAGTCAGATATTCACTTCATGCGGTCATTGCTTCACGCAGAGGGCATTAAGACCCCAAAACGCTAACATAGCATGGGGGGGAGTGGATGTATAAATTAATAATCAAGTGGAAAAGTAAGAATATGGGAACATGTGTAGACAAAAGGATATTGCTTTATTGAAAACATCAAATGTGTTGTAGTGAATCAATATACGTGCATACGAATAAACAGGACAGGAAGTATATGCTTGGAATGCTAAATCAAAAGTGAGACGGGTTAATCACTTAAGGATAGTAGTACACGTAGAATTAAAATAGGTATCGTACTTTTCCATCGGCAACAAAAATGCTCTCTTCTACACAATTCCTTCTTCCACAATAAACgcgcacgcacaaaaaaaggtggGACCACAAAACCAGAACTTTCACGCAAAGATGACATTCGTTAAGGTTGTGAAGAACAAGGCGTACTACAAGCGGTTCCAGGTGAAgtaccgccgccgccgcgaGGGGAAGACGGATTACCACGCACGCCGCCGCATGGTGCTGCAGGACAAGACAAAGTTCGGGACCCCGAAGTACCGTTTGGTGGTGCGCATCACGAACCGCGACGTGATTGCCCAGATCGTCCACGCGAAGGTTGTTGGCGACGAGGTTGTAATGGCGGCTTACTCGCACGAACTGCCACTGTTCGGCATCGAGCACGGACTGACAAACTACGCTGCTGCCTATGCCACTGGATTGTTGGTTGCCCGCCGCATGCTGGCGAAACTCGGACTCGCGGAAAAGTTTGTCGGCGTGAAGGAAGTGGATGGTTCATACGCCGCTGTGCGCACGAAGGACGACGACCAGGGCGATGACGAGTCACGCTTCCCCTTCAAGGCGATCCTTGACGTGGGTCTGGCCCGCACAACAACTGGCGCTCGCGTGTTCGGTGTGTTGAAGGGTGCTGTGGATGGTGGCCTCGCCGTACCTCACCGCCCCAATCGGTTCCCCGGTTACAACAAGGAGAGTGATGCGCTCAACGCAAAGGTACACCGCGATCGTATCTTCGGCCGCCACGTTGCGGATTATCTGAAGCAGGTGCGTGAGGAGGCAAGCTCAAACCCCGACGAAAAGACTTGCCAGTTCTCCAAGTTTATCGCGGCAAAGGTTTCGCCCGACGACATGGAGGGCATGTACAAACGTGCGCACGCTGCCATCCGTGCTGACCCAACGAAGCGACGTGCCAAGAAGGAGCGCCCCGCTGAGGCGAAACCGAAGAAGTACAACACGGTGAAGCTAACTGGTGCCGAGAAGAAGGCCGCAGCGAAAGCAAAGGTTGCCGCTGTGATTGAGCGCATCCGTGACCGTGCGAAGTAAGGTACTTGGCGCAACTTCCTGTCATGTGTTGCTCCAGGTGGAAGACACGCTCTGTAGTGAGCTAACCCGGGGCGGATCAGACGCGGTGCCGGCGTGACAATCCCAcctactttttattttgatggataatatttttttcaccttATTTGTCGGCTCTAACCCACACGGCTGCTGTAGTTTGTTTATGACAACGTGCCTTAGGATCCTTCCGGTACCTTGTACCTTTCCCTCGTACCTGAAATTGTTTCTCCGTCTTTCCCCCTGTTTTGGATCCATCTTCCTTTCACCTCGTTGACGTACTCACTCGTtaacgcacacatatatgAATTCAGAAAGAGTCCCGAAACGAGGATGACATTCGTTAAGGTTGTGAAGAACAAGGCGTACTACAAGCGGTTCCAGGTGAAgtaccgccgccgccgcgaGGGGAAGACGGATTACCACGCACGCCGCCGCATGGTGCTGCAGGACAAGACAAAGTTCGGGACCCCGAAGTACCGTTTGGTGGTGCGCATCACGAACCGCGACGTGATTGCCCAGATCGTCCACGCGAAGGTTGTTGGCGACGAGGTTGTAATGGCGGCTTACTCGCACGAACTGCCACTGTTCGGCATCGAGCACGGACTGACAAACTACGCTGCTGCCTATGCCACTGGATTGTTGGTTGCCCGCCGCATGCTGGCGAAACTCGGACTCGCGGAAAAGTTTGTCGGCGTGAAGGAAGTGGATGGTTCATACGCCGCTGTGCGCACGAAGGACGACGACCAGGGCGATGACGAGTCACGCTTCCCCTTCAAGGCGATCCTTGACGTGGGTCTGGCCCGCACAACAACTGGCGCTCGCGTGTTCGGTGTGTTGAAGGGTGCTGTGGATGGTGGCCTCGCCGTACCTCACCGCCCCAATCGGTTCCCCGGTTACAACAAGGAGAGTGATGCGCTCAACGCAAAGGTACACCGCGATCGTATCTTCGGCCGCCACGTTGCGGATTATCTGAAGCAGGTGCGTGAGGAGGCAAGCTCAAACCCCGACGAAAAGACTTGCCAGTTCTCCAAGTTTATCGCGGCAAAGGTTTCGCCCGACGACATGGAGGGCATGTACAAACGTGCGCATGCTGCCATCCGTGCTGACCCAACGAAGCGACGTGCCAAGAAGGAGCGCCCCGCTGAGGCGAAACCGAAGAAGTACAACACGGTGAAGCTAACTGGTGCCGAGAAGAAGGCCGCAGCGAAAGCAAAGGTTGCCGCTGTGATTGAGCGCATCCGTGACCGTGCGAAGTAAGGTACTTGGCGCAACTTCCTCTCGTTTTCCTTTACactctttcattttatttactaTTTTCTGTCTTATTGTGTTAAATACATAATGGTGTGTCTTCGTGCTAGCAGTGCCGTGCGCGTGATTGTCGCCGTGAGACGTTCagctttttgttgttttcgtgcCTTTTCTTAACGAttttgcttgctttttcATGTCACACTCTGTTTACTATTACTTTACTTTTGAAAGTAGTCCAGCGCCAATGGGATCGTTTATGTATTTG
This window encodes:
- a CDS encoding rRNA processing protein, putative, with product MPVYDVAVSKSKKRKLSTDGVDPPPVRGEERRRVEKQVETAPADNREGNGNAERLTTVEFSEPAQWVERMALTSTKPLPSDLNADDDPKREEAFIQQALLSVVRGISLLEAGDVPWKRPDDYYAEMFKDDVQMSRIASAMEKSKARIEERAHRRAMKDQKKYGKEVQAEVLRQRAKYKRDMGARISEWRRKRKGNEDLDDILNADETTSGSKGRGAARGVRGGGTTRAPRQKNLRPGGVKRRPGKNARRRR
- a CDS encoding trypanin-related protein, putative (trypanin-related protein: pers. comm. K. Hill, UCLA) — translated: MPPKKEAAAAKAKGSGKGGKGKKQAPEPPLVDGKPPPDGRQLWLATDALQKAKAMRNYFQLERDRIISFWEISKKQLGELKASCRQRDRDKAEAEERHEVEKKVFKQKIRHLLYEHQLQLAEMTSEAERTLAIREEEYRQKERNAAREIHDGKLLLREQENEHREMTSALIAAHDKAIAEQQLSFERKMKEIHLMFEKKTRDLREEMDQQCREEVGLVEKRKADHIAELREMHERTFKEMKDYYSEITSNNMEMIRTLKDEVYARKRTEAHNERAMMDVAQRNRKLTEPLAKLQRQKRELEQELVNYASDKEKLKAMKAEVQQCEQELRSLSWEHEVLFQRFGKLEEDRDIILKKYNDMLQEIQQKATFRRVLIQSKLELVQTQLEGRDARLTELLRRANIDPDGISEIERRVRDLSIEKDAIIGNLQHLIGHLADKQQALVSAYEKYLKGYGITGSSSTL
- a CDS encoding 60S ribosomal protein L5, putative translates to MTFVKVVKNKAYYKRFQVKYRRRREGKTDYHARRRMVLQDKTKFGTPKYRLVVRITNRDVIAQIVHAKVVGDEVVMAAYSHELPLFGIEHGLTNYAAAYATGLLVARRMLAKLGLAEKFVGVKEVDGSYAAVRTKDDDQGDDESRFPFKAILDVGLARTTTGARVFGVLKGAVDGGLAVPHRPNRFPGYNKESDALNAKVHRDRIFGRHVADYLKQVREEASSNPDEKTCQFSKFIAAKVSPDDMEGMYKRAHAAIRADPTKRRAKKERPAEAKPKKYNTVKLTGAEKKAAAKAKVAAVIERIRDRAK
- a CDS encoding 60S ribosomal protein L5, putative, with the protein product MTFVKVVKNKAYYKRFQVKYRRRREGKTDYHARRRMVLQDKTKFGTPKYRLVVRITNRDVIAQIVHAKVVGDEVVMAAYSHELPLFGIEHGLTNYAAAYATGLLVARRMLAKLGLAEKFVGVKEVDGSYAAVRTKDDDQGDDESRFPFKAILDVGLARTTTGARVFGVLKGAVDGGLAVPHRPNRFPGYNKESDALNAKVHRDRIFGRHVADYLKQVREEASSNPDEKTCQFSKFIAAKVSPDDMEGMYKRAHAAIRADPTKRRAKKERPAEAKPKKYNTVKLTGAEKKAAAKAKVAAVIERIRDRAK
- a CDS encoding cytosolic coat protein, putative; protein product: MERIASGHRMSMLLLGVGLLCLYGSLLVNGFAFDLPANQKRCFSEEVPSGTELRISYAALPGYAQFVDAYVVGPAGKMYMTTVGQDRGSMVEYITKGGEFTLCLLSRVATGVKQSEGMARSVSVDFRLGSGKNDYANLTGKEKLRPIEVELRVLEDAVRSLHTECLYYREKEAEMRNANESVIAKVAFCAAAIITFFIIFSLWEMWHLKRYFRKKRLID